From the Pseudomonas putida genome, one window contains:
- a CDS encoding efflux RND transporter periplasmic adaptor subunit — protein MRNRSIGLLVAAALAIGIGAGFWLGGRGAYSSSQPVGEEKKALYWYDPMYPQQHFPAPGKSPFMDMPLVPKYSDDTAGEEQPAVQVSAGLQQNLGIRLATVTAGRLERTLSVSGVLTFDERDFSVLQARTGGYVERVYGRATGDIVAKGAPLADVLTPEWAGLQEEYLALRHSGDTQLTAAARQRLVLAGMPADLINRVASTGKVQLSVTLSAPMAGVIQVLDLRPGMTLTPGATLARINGVANVWLEAAVPEAQAQGLREGQPVRAQLPAFPGDPIPGKLTALLADADLQSRTLRLRIELPNPDGRLRPGMTAQVALHPGESSEQSLLVPAEAVIRTGKRDLLMLAEDGGRFRPVEVVLGQESRGKVAVLQGLQPGQRIVASGQFLLDSDANLKGIEAATAQDSQPNAGPALHEADGRVVQIDGTQLTVAHGPFITLGMPGMTMTFPVVDQSLLDGLKVGAQIRFGIRERDEGMVVEQINVVEGQP, from the coding sequence ATGAGGAATAGGTCGATTGGTTTGCTCGTGGCTGCTGCCCTTGCTATTGGGATAGGCGCGGGCTTCTGGCTAGGTGGAAGAGGTGCGTATTCCTCATCCCAGCCAGTAGGTGAGGAAAAAAAAGCGCTGTACTGGTATGACCCGATGTATCCCCAGCAGCACTTCCCGGCGCCCGGAAAATCGCCGTTCATGGACATGCCGCTCGTGCCCAAGTATTCGGATGACACGGCTGGCGAGGAGCAGCCTGCGGTTCAGGTCTCGGCTGGGCTCCAGCAAAACCTTGGGATTCGATTGGCGACGGTGACGGCTGGCCGGCTAGAACGGACCCTGAGTGTGAGCGGCGTTCTAACGTTCGACGAACGCGACTTCAGCGTATTGCAGGCCCGGACTGGCGGCTACGTCGAGCGCGTCTATGGTCGAGCGACGGGCGACATCGTTGCCAAAGGGGCTCCTCTAGCCGATGTGCTAACCCCGGAGTGGGCTGGTTTGCAGGAGGAATACCTGGCGCTGCGGCATTCCGGCGACACGCAGCTGACGGCGGCGGCACGACAGCGGCTTGTGCTCGCCGGCATGCCGGCCGACCTGATCAACCGGGTCGCGAGCACTGGGAAGGTGCAGCTCTCGGTCACACTCTCCGCACCCATGGCCGGAGTCATCCAGGTTCTCGATTTGCGACCCGGAATGACGTTGACGCCGGGGGCTACCTTGGCGAGGATCAATGGAGTGGCCAACGTCTGGCTGGAAGCGGCTGTGCCGGAAGCCCAGGCTCAAGGTCTTCGCGAAGGCCAGCCTGTGCGGGCGCAATTGCCAGCGTTCCCAGGCGATCCCATACCGGGCAAGTTGACCGCGTTGCTCGCCGATGCCGATTTGCAGAGCCGCACGTTGCGCCTGCGTATCGAGTTGCCCAACCCGGATGGACGGCTTCGTCCTGGGATGACCGCTCAAGTGGCTCTCCATCCCGGCGAGTCTTCCGAGCAAAGCCTCTTGGTGCCTGCCGAGGCGGTCATCCGCACCGGCAAGCGAGACCTGTTGATGCTGGCTGAAGACGGTGGTCGCTTCCGGCCGGTGGAAGTCGTGTTGGGCCAGGAGAGCAGAGGGAAAGTTGCGGTGTTGCAGGGCCTTCAGCCAGGACAGCGCATCGTCGCGTCCGGGCAATTCCTGTTGGACTCCGACGCTAATTTGAAAGGCATCGAGGCGGCGACGGCGCAGGATAGTCAGCCTAATGCGGGGCCAGCCCTGCATGAAGCGGATGGCCGTGTCGTGCAGATAGACGGCACCCAGCTCACCGTTGCCCACGGTCCTTTCATCACCCTGGGCATGCCAGGGATGACCATGACCTTTCCTGTGGTTGATCAGTCTCTCCTTGATGGCCTCAAGGTCGGTGCGCAGATTCGCTTTGGCATACGCGAACGCGACGAGGGCATGGTAGTTGAGCAGATCAACGTGGTGGAGGGCCAACCATGA
- a CDS encoding efflux RND transporter permease subunit, with product MIAKLIRWSVGNRVLVLLATLFLVAWGFVSVRSLPIDALPDLSDVQVIIRTSYPGQAPQIVENQVTYPLTTTMLSVPGAKTVRGFSAFGDSFVYVLFEDGTDLYWARSRVLEYLSQAQSRLPEAAKPVLGPDATGVGWIYQYALVDRNGGHDLSQLRSLQDWFLRYELKTLPDVAEVATIGGMVKQYQVVLDPLRMASLGITQAEVVEAIGKANQETGGGVLEQGEAEFMVRAAGYLRSLDDFRAIPLRLATKGVPVTLGDVATVQIGPEARRGIGELDGLGEAVGGVVILRSGKNAREAIGHVKAKLETLKKGLPAGVELVTVYDRSQLIDRAVENLSHKLIEEFVVVALVCAAFLWHLRSSLVAIVSLPVGILIALIVMRHQGINANIMSLGGIAIAIGAMVDAAVVMIENAHKRVEAWHARHPGQPLRGEAHWRVMTEAAVEVGPALFFSLMIITLSFIPVFTLQAQEGRLFAPLAFTKTYAMAAAAALSVTLIPVLMGYWIRGPLPAEQRNPLNRGLIRLYRPALEVVLRRPLVTLAGALLILLSSLWPLNHLGGEFLPPLDEGDLLYMPSALPGLSAQKASELLQRTDRLIRTVPEVASVFGKAGRAESATDPAPLEMFETIVRLKPKSEWRPGMTTEKLIEELDRTVRVPGLTNIWIPPIRNRIDMLATGIKSPIGVKVAGSDLDQIDRATLAVERAAKKVPGVTSALAERLTGGRYIDLDIDRHAAARYGLNITDVQALVAGAIGGETIGETVEGLARYPISVRYPREWRDSVEALRQLPIYTSQGGQLTLGSVARIRIADGPPMLKSENARPSGWVYIDVRGRDLSSVVADLRQAINSEVKLDPGMSLSYSGQFEYLERANARLAWVVPATLAIIFVLLYLTFGRLGEALLIMGTLPFALTGGVWLLYLLGYNLSVATGVGFIALAGVAAEFGVIMLIYLNNAWAERQAKGETTRTALLDAIREGAVQRIRPKAMTVAVIVAGLLPILWSSGTGSEVMSRIAVPMVGGMLTAPLLSLFVIPAAYWLIRRRELAVTTPNLSGEIQ from the coding sequence ATGATTGCCAAACTGATCCGCTGGTCGGTAGGCAACCGTGTGCTGGTGCTCCTCGCCACGCTGTTTCTGGTGGCATGGGGCTTCGTCTCGGTGCGTAGCCTGCCAATCGACGCCTTGCCCGACCTGTCGGACGTGCAGGTGATCATCCGCACGTCCTACCCAGGCCAGGCTCCCCAAATCGTTGAGAATCAGGTGACCTATCCGCTGACCACAACCATGCTCTCGGTTCCGGGGGCCAAAACGGTACGCGGTTTCTCCGCCTTCGGTGACAGCTTCGTCTACGTGCTGTTCGAGGACGGCACCGATCTGTATTGGGCGCGCTCACGGGTGCTTGAGTACCTGAGCCAGGCGCAATCGCGATTACCTGAGGCAGCCAAGCCGGTACTGGGCCCGGATGCCACCGGAGTGGGCTGGATTTATCAGTATGCGTTGGTCGATCGCAACGGCGGCCATGACCTGTCGCAACTGCGCAGCCTGCAGGACTGGTTCCTGCGCTATGAGCTCAAGACCCTGCCGGATGTCGCTGAGGTAGCCACCATCGGCGGTATGGTCAAGCAGTACCAAGTCGTCCTCGATCCGCTGCGCATGGCCAGCCTCGGTATCACCCAGGCTGAGGTGGTTGAGGCTATAGGCAAGGCCAACCAGGAGACCGGTGGCGGTGTACTGGAGCAGGGCGAAGCGGAGTTCATGGTACGTGCGGCCGGCTACCTGCGATCGCTGGATGATTTCAGAGCGATACCGCTGCGACTGGCTACCAAGGGCGTGCCGGTGACATTAGGCGACGTCGCTACGGTGCAGATAGGTCCGGAAGCCCGCAGAGGCATAGGCGAACTGGACGGCCTCGGCGAAGCCGTAGGAGGGGTGGTGATCCTGCGCAGCGGGAAGAATGCTCGTGAGGCCATCGGGCACGTCAAGGCCAAGCTAGAAACCCTGAAGAAAGGCCTGCCAGCCGGGGTGGAGCTTGTCACCGTCTACGACCGCAGCCAGTTGATCGACCGTGCCGTGGAGAACCTCAGTCACAAGCTGATCGAGGAATTCGTAGTAGTGGCGTTGGTATGCGCAGCGTTTCTCTGGCACCTGCGCTCGTCGTTGGTGGCTATCGTGTCGCTTCCCGTGGGAATCTTGATTGCGCTGATTGTCATGCGTCATCAGGGTATCAATGCCAACATCATGTCCCTTGGCGGAATCGCTATTGCCATCGGTGCAATGGTGGACGCTGCCGTGGTCATGATCGAGAACGCCCACAAACGTGTTGAGGCTTGGCATGCCCGGCATCCTGGTCAACCCTTGCGAGGCGAAGCGCATTGGAGGGTAATGACAGAGGCGGCCGTCGAGGTAGGACCGGCACTATTCTTCAGCCTGATGATCATCACGCTATCGTTCATCCCGGTGTTCACGCTGCAAGCCCAGGAAGGGCGTCTCTTCGCACCCCTGGCCTTTACCAAGACCTACGCAATGGCAGCGGCGGCTGCGCTATCGGTGACCCTGATTCCGGTGCTGATGGGGTACTGGATCAGAGGGCCACTGCCTGCGGAACAGCGCAACCCGCTCAACCGGGGCCTCATCCGGCTGTACCGTCCGGCATTAGAGGTCGTCCTGCGCCGGCCTCTGGTTACCCTCGCTGGAGCATTGCTCATCCTGCTCAGCAGTCTGTGGCCCTTGAATCATCTTGGGGGCGAGTTCCTTCCTCCGCTCGATGAAGGTGATCTGCTTTACATGCCTTCAGCCTTGCCTGGACTCTCGGCGCAGAAAGCTTCAGAGCTGTTGCAGCGAACGGATCGTCTGATTCGAACTGTTCCCGAGGTGGCCAGTGTCTTTGGTAAAGCCGGCCGCGCCGAGTCCGCTACCGACCCGGCACCGCTGGAGATGTTCGAGACCATCGTTCGGCTCAAGCCCAAGAGTGAGTGGCGTCCAGGAATGACCACGGAGAAGCTCATCGAGGAGCTTGATCGCACTGTGCGTGTGCCTGGGCTGACCAACATCTGGATCCCGCCCATCCGCAACCGCATCGATATGCTGGCCACCGGTATCAAGAGCCCAATAGGCGTCAAGGTGGCCGGCAGCGACCTAGACCAGATAGACCGGGCTACCCTCGCTGTGGAGCGGGCAGCGAAAAAGGTTCCTGGAGTGACTTCGGCGCTGGCGGAGCGTTTGACTGGTGGCCGCTACATTGATCTGGATATCGATCGCCATGCCGCTGCCCGTTACGGTCTGAACATCACCGACGTACAGGCCCTCGTGGCTGGCGCCATTGGTGGCGAAACCATTGGAGAAACGGTTGAAGGCTTGGCCCGCTATCCCATCAGCGTGCGCTATCCACGCGAATGGCGTGATTCCGTGGAGGCGTTGCGTCAGCTGCCGATCTACACCTCGCAGGGCGGTCAGCTGACGCTCGGCAGCGTGGCCCGCATACGTATCGCTGATGGCCCGCCCATGCTTAAGAGCGAGAATGCTCGCCCCTCGGGTTGGGTGTACATCGATGTGCGCGGCCGGGATCTATCGTCTGTTGTGGCAGACCTTCGTCAGGCGATCAACAGCGAGGTGAAGCTCGATCCAGGCATGAGCTTGAGCTACTCCGGCCAGTTCGAATACCTGGAGCGGGCGAATGCCCGTCTGGCCTGGGTGGTGCCGGCGACGCTGGCCATCATCTTCGTGCTGCTCTACCTGACCTTTGGGCGCCTCGGTGAGGCGTTGCTCATCATGGGCACACTACCGTTCGCGCTGACCGGAGGCGTTTGGCTGCTGTACCTGCTGGGCTACAACCTGTCGGTGGCCACAGGCGTTGGTTTCATTGCCCTGGCCGGCGTAGCGGCGGAGTTCGGAGTGATCATGCTCATCTACCTGAATAACGCTTGGGCTGAGCGTCAAGCCAAAGGCGAAACCACACGAACAGCGCTGCTCGACGCGATCCGTGAGGGCGCGGTGCAACGCATCAGGCCCAAGGCAATGACTGTGGCGGTCATCGTTGCAGGCTTGCTGCCCATCCTCTGGAGCAGCGGTACCGGCAGCGAGGTCATGAGCCGCATCGCGGTTCCCATGGTGGGCGGCATGCTCACCGCCCCCTTGCTTTCCCTTTTTGTAATCCCTGCGGCGTACTGGCTGATCCGTCGCCGCGAACTTGCTGTAACTACCCCCAACCTCTCAGGAGAAATCCAATGA
- a CDS encoding copper-binding protein: protein MKKLIVIAGLVTAFATSVHAQDMDGMDMKKMPASAEGGQGSQAAPTAHAEGTIKALDLQSGKITLAHGPVAELKWPAMTMGFQSEPAQLKGLNVGDKVKFGFRMEGSSAKIVSIQKQ from the coding sequence ATGAAAAAGCTAATTGTCATCGCAGGCCTGGTCACCGCTTTTGCCACCAGTGTGCATGCCCAGGACATGGATGGTATGGACATGAAGAAAATGCCAGCCTCCGCCGAGGGGGGCCAAGGGAGCCAGGCGGCTCCCACTGCGCATGCTGAGGGGACAATAAAGGCGCTGGATCTTCAAAGCGGGAAAATCACCTTAGCGCACGGCCCGGTAGCAGAGCTCAAATGGCCGGCGATGACCATGGGCTTCCAATCTGAGCCTGCACAGCTGAAGGGCTTGAACGTAGGCGACAAGGTGAAATTTGGGTTCCGCATGGAGGGAAGCTCCGCGAAAATCGTGAGCATCCAGAAGCAGTGA
- a CDS encoding four-helix bundle copper-binding protein yields MNSSFDECISECLRCALACEGCASACLQEQDVKMMADCIKLDRDCADMCRLAATLMARESMLAKEFCALCARICRACGEECSKHTADHCQHCAQACLACAQSCEAMAA; encoded by the coding sequence ATGAACAGTAGCTTTGATGAATGCATCTCGGAATGCCTGCGCTGTGCGCTGGCCTGTGAAGGCTGCGCGTCAGCCTGCCTGCAAGAGCAGGACGTAAAAATGATGGCTGACTGCATCAAGTTGGACAGGGATTGCGCAGATATGTGCAGGCTGGCGGCTACCTTGATGGCACGAGAAAGCATGCTCGCCAAGGAATTTTGTGCGTTGTGCGCCAGGATTTGCCGCGCCTGCGGGGAGGAGTGCAGTAAGCACACGGCAGACCACTGTCAGCATTGCGCACAAGCCTGTTTGGCCTGCGCACAATCCTGCGAAGCAATGGCTGCCTAA